DNA sequence from the Gammaproteobacteria bacterium genome:
GGCCGACGTCAACACCGAACAGGCGACCGGCCTGCCCATGCTGAGCGTCGTGCCCGATCGCGAGCGGCTTGCGTACTACGGCCTGGACGTGGCCACGGTGCAGGAGACACTGCGCATCGCCATGGGCGGCGCGACGGTGGGACAGATCTTCGAGGGCGACCGGCGCTTCGCTCTGGTGGTGCGTCTGCCGGAATCGCTGCGCACCGACATCGATGCCCTGGCGCGGCTGCCGGTCGCCCTGCCGCGGGACCGCCGCGACGCCAGCGGGCGTGAGATCGCCGGCGATGCCGCTGCGCTGGGCGTGGCACGCAGCGTCCCGGTCAGCATCCCGCTGGGCGAGGTCGCCGACATCGGCTTCACCGAGGGCCCGAACCAGATCAGCCGCGAGAACGGCAAGCGCCGCGTGGTCGTCACCGCCAATGTCCGCGGACGCGATCTCGGCCGCTTCGTCCAGGATGTTCAGGCTACGGTGCGCGAGCAGGTGGACCTGCCGGCGGGCTACTGGCTGGATTATGGTGGCACCTTCGAACAGCTCATCTCGGCGGCCAGGCGCCTGTCCGTCGTGGTGCCGGTGACGCTGCTGATCATCTTCGGACTGCTGTTCATGGTCTTCAACTCGGCCCGGGACGCGGCCCTGGTGTTCAGCGGCGTGCCGCTGGCGCTCACCGGCGGTGTGGCGGCGCTGGCGCTGCGCGACCTGCCGCTGTCGATCTCGGCCGGCGTCGGCTTCATCGCGCTCTCCGGCGTGGCGGTCCTCAACGGCGTGGTGATGCTGTCCTTCATCCGCGACCTGCGCGCGCAGGGCATGGCGCTGGAGCCGGCCATCGTCCAGGGGGCACTGCGGCGCCTGCGGCCGGTGCTGATGACGGCGCTGGTGGCCAGCCTCGGCTTCGTGCCCATGGCGTTCAATGTCGGCACCGGCGCCGAGGTGCAGCGGCCGCTGGCGACGGTGGTGATCGGCGGCATCGTCTCGTCGACGCTGCTCACCCTGCTGGTGCTGCCGGCGTTGTACCGGCTGGTCTACAGACCGGCATAGCGAAACGGCCCGGCGGGCCGCGGGCGTTTACGGCGCAAAGCGCTGCAGTCACTGCCGTCCCATAAACCAAACACCACATGCGCCACGGAAGCACACGGAAGGCACTGAAATGAAGCCGCGTCGCAGAGGCTCTGCCTCGGTGCCTGACGGCCGATATGGGCTGTTGGATGAGGCCTATGATCTTGTCCGTGTTGTTCCGTGTGCTTCCGTGGCCGAAATGAGTTTTTCAGGGGAGATGTCACGGGGCGCTGCGCTAGCGTGCGCTGCGGGCCAGGATCTCGGGTGCGGGCAGTCTCATCGTCCGCGTCTTCCACAGCGCGTACAGCACCGGTACCACGAACAGCGACAGCAGCGGCGCGGTGAACATGCCGCCGAGCAGCGGGGCGGCGATACGCTTCATCACGTCGGAGCCGGCGCCGTCGCTGAACATGACCGGCAGCAGGCCGGCGACGATGACGGCCACCGTCATGAGCTTGGGACGTACGCGCAGCAGCGCCCCCTGGACCACGGCGGCCCGCAGTGCGGCCGGGTCGGTGAGGCGGCCATCGTGCTGGAACTCGTCCAGGGCGTTATCGAGATACAGCAGCATGATCATGCCGAACTCCGCGGCGACGCCGGCGAGCGCGATGAAGCCCACGGCCACGGCGACCGACAGGTTGTAGCCCAGGATGTAGGTCAGCCAGAAGCCGCCGACCAGCGAAAACGGCATGCACATGGCCACCAGCAGCACGCTGGGGATGCGGCGGAAATACAGGTACAGCAGCACCAACACGATCAGCGTGGTGATCGCCACGACCCAGTACAGCCGCGTCTTGGCGTGCAGCAGGTTTGCGTACTGGCCGGCCCAGGTCATGGCGTAGCCCGCGGGCAGGGTAACCTGTGCAGCCAGCGCCTCGCGGGCCTCCGCAACGTAGCCACCGAGATCGCGCCCTTCGATGTCGACGTAGACATAGCCGATGAGACGGCCGTTCTCGCTCTTGATCTGCGCCGGGCCGTCGACGACGTTCAGTTTCGCCAGCGTGCCCAGCGGCACCTGCTCGCCGCCGGGTGTCGTGACGCGGCTCGCCGCGATGGCCTGCAGGGAATCGCGCATACCGCGTGGATAGCGCAGGTTGATGGGGTAGCGTTCGCGGCCGGCGACGACCGTGCCGATGTTTTCACCGCCGATGGCGCTCTGCACGAAGCGTTGCACATCGCGCGCACTGAGGCCGTAGCGCGCCGCCTGCGCCCGGCGGATCTCCACGTCCACGTAGCGGCCGGCGGCCACCCGTTCGGCGAATACCGAGCGGGTGCCCGGTATGCCGCGGAGCACACCCTCCATCTCCTGCGCCAGGGTGGCGATACCGTCGAGGTCCGGGCCGCTGAGCCGGATACCGACGGCGCTGCGCACGCCGGTGGAGAGCATGTCGATGCGGGTGCGGATCGGATAGCCCCATGAATTGGTCAGTCCTGGCAGCTGCACCGCGCGGTCGAGGCGGCGGATGAGGTCCTCGACACTGCCGCCGTCCGGCCATGCACTGCGCGGTTTGAGCAGGATGGTCGTCTCCAGCATCGACAGCGGCGCCGGGTCGGTGGCGCTGTCGGCACGCCCGGCCTTGCCGAACACCCGCTCGACCTCGGGCATCTGCGCGATCAGCCGGTCGGTGATCTGCAGGATGTTCGCCGCCTCGTCGATGGACAGGCCGGGCAGGGTGGTCGGCATGTACAGCAGATCACCCTCGTAGAGGGGCGGCATGAACTCGCTGCCCAGGCGCGTGATGGGCCAGAGCACGGTGGCCGACAGCAGTGCGGCGATGATCAGAGTGGGCCCGGCATGGTCCAGCGACAGCAGCAGCGCTGGGCGGTAGAGGCGTTGCAGGAAGCGGTTCAGCGGGTTGCGGTCCTCGCGCAGGATGCGGCCACGGATGAAGGCGCCCATCAGTACCGGTGTCAGTGTGACTGCGAGCCCGGCGCTGGCGGCCATGGCGTAGGTCTTGGTGTAGGCGAGCGGCGCGAACAACCGGCCCTCCTGACCGGTCAGGGTGAATACCGGCAGGAAGGACACGGTGATGATCAGCAGCGACACGAACAGCGCCGGCCCGACCTCGACCGCGCTGGCGCGGGCCACGGCCCAAGGGTCGGGGGCGGGGCCGGCGCGCTCCAGGTGCTTGTGCATGTTCTCGATCATGACGATGGCCGCATCGACCATGGCACCGATGGCGATGGCGATGCCGCCCAGCGACATGATGTTCGCCGACACCCCCTGCTGCTGCATGACGATGAAGGCCGTCAGGATGCCGATCGGCAGGGTGATGACTGCCACCAGCGACGAGCGCAGGTGGAACAGGAACAGCAGGCACACCAGCGCGACGGCGATGGATTCCTCGACCAGCTTGGCGCGCAGATTGTCCACCGCGCGCGTGATCAGCCCGGAACGATCGTAGGTGA
Encoded proteins:
- a CDS encoding CusA/CzcA family heavy metal efflux RND transporter; amino-acid sequence: MLQRIIEWSLDNRLLVVLGALVLTVWGVQSARHMPLDAIPDLSDIQVIVKTGYPGQAPRLVEDQITYPLASALLAVPGSTAVRGFSMFGESYVYVIFADGTEPYWARNRVTEQLSQLGTRLPDGVAPALGPDASGVGWIFEYALVDRDNRYDAGELRALQDFFLKYELQSLPGVAEVASVGGMVRQFQIEVDPDRLARYRLDLDRVGRAVRDSNVAGGGSVVEMGHAEYMITTDGYLRTLDDFRDIPLGLDTRGLPLRLRDVADVQTGPAPRRGVADLDGEGEVTGGIVVMRHGHNALETAARVKTRLEELKNGLPPGVEIVVTYDRSGLITRAVDNLRAKLVEESIAVALVCLLFLFHLRSSLVAVITLPIGILTAFIVMQQQGVSANIMSLGGIAIAIGAMVDAAIVMIENMHKHLERAGPAPDPWAVARASAVEVGPALFVSLLIITVSFLPVFTLTGQEGRLFAPLAYTKTYAMAASAGLAVTLTPVLMGAFIRGRILREDRNPLNRFLQRLYRPALLLSLDHAGPTLIIAALLSATVLWPITRLGSEFMPPLYEGDLLYMPTTLPGLSIDEAANILQITDRLIAQMPEVERVFGKAGRADSATDPAPLSMLETTILLKPRSAWPDGGSVEDLIRRLDRAVQLPGLTNSWGYPIRTRIDMLSTGVRSAVGIRLSGPDLDGIATLAQEMEGVLRGIPGTRSVFAERVAAGRYVDVEIRRAQAARYGLSARDVQRFVQSAIGGENIGTVVAGRERYPINLRYPRGMRDSLQAIAASRVTTPGGEQVPLGTLAKLNVVDGPAQIKSENGRLIGYVYVDIEGRDLGGYVAEAREALAAQVTLPAGYAMTWAGQYANLLHAKTRLYWVVAITTLIVLVLLYLYFRRIPSVLLVAMCMPFSLVGGFWLTYILGYNLSVAVAVGFIALAGVAAEFGMIMLLYLDNALDEFQHDGRLTDPAALRAAVVQGALLRVRPKLMTVAVIVAGLLPVMFSDGAGSDVMKRIAAPLLGGMFTAPLLSLFVVPVLYALWKTRTMRLPAPEILARSAR